From a region of the Odoribacter splanchnicus DSM 20712 genome:
- a CDS encoding DUF4923 family protein — translation MKKIPVTLFIVSALLFILPEKTEAQSLKDILKSETAQKVIDAVKEATALKFEDLQGTWQYKGAACQFKSEELLQKAGGIALGETMEGKLEKAYEKAGIRTGNFSYTFNHDSTFTCQIGKKELKGTYAYDSSNQILTLSYFGLLNTEVQLSGKKDGTTFLFNADRLLKLVTLLSGYSKSSTLSAVNKVAQQYDGMMLGFDLQK, via the coding sequence ATGAAAAAGATCCCGGTTACCTTATTTATAGTCTCGGCTTTACTTTTCATCCTCCCGGAAAAAACAGAAGCACAGAGCCTGAAAGACATCCTAAAATCAGAAACAGCACAAAAAGTCATCGATGCCGTAAAGGAAGCGACAGCACTCAAATTCGAAGACTTGCAGGGGACCTGGCAATACAAAGGAGCAGCCTGCCAATTTAAAAGTGAGGAATTACTCCAAAAGGCAGGAGGTATAGCCCTGGGTGAAACAATGGAAGGCAAACTCGAAAAAGCTTATGAAAAAGCAGGAATCAGAACCGGCAATTTCTCATACACTTTCAACCATGATTCCACCTTTACCTGCCAAATAGGGAAAAAGGAATTGAAAGGTACCTATGCTTATGATAGCTCTAATCAAATTTTGACGTTAAGTTATTTCGGTTTATTAAACACCGAAGTACAACTATCGGGAAAGAAAGACGGCACGACTTTCCTCTTCAATGCCGACCGATTACTAAAACTGGTCACTTTACTGTCGGGTTATTCAAAGAGCAGTACTTTATCGGCTGTCAACAAAGTAGCCCAACAATACGACGGCATGATGCTCGGATTCGACCTGCAAAAATAA
- a CDS encoding 2-oxoacid:acceptor oxidoreductase subunit alpha, whose amino-acid sequence MSQETKVIEKHDVVIRFSGDSGDGMQLTGQQFSDTAALFGNDVATFPDYPAEIRAPQGTVGGVSGFQVHIGEEHITTPGDYADVLVAMNPAALKANLRWAKKAGTIIVDIDAFTDKHIERAGYTANPLEDGSLADYNVVPVKVTELTIEALKETGLDQKSILRCKNMFALGMIYWMFEQSVEHTEAFFDIKFGKKPAIASANKMVLRAGYNYAANVHALATHFKVAPATIEKGKYRTITGNKATAWGLLAAAEKAGLPLFCGSYPITPATDILHELALRRDLGAKTYQAEDEIGGICTAIGASYAGNFACTTTSGPGLALKSEACGLAVMAELPLVIVDVQRGGPSTGLPTKTEQSDLLQALYGRNGECPMPVIAASTSGNCFDYAFMAGKIALEHMTPVVLLTDGFLANGAQPWLIPSMAKLPEIKLRLAKEGDDYKPYARDPETLARTWALPGTKGLEHRIGGLEKMNITGTISYVPENHQVMTDLREEKVARIANDLPEQEVYGNPEGGDILIVGWGGTYGHLYTTVSEMRAEGKDVSLAHFNFINPLPKNTRDVLARYKKIVVCELNLGQFAKYLKSKFPEFNYLQVNKVAGLPFTVIELKEKINKII is encoded by the coding sequence ATGAGTCAAGAGACAAAAGTTATCGAAAAACATGATGTTGTCATTCGTTTTTCCGGAGATTCGGGAGACGGAATGCAATTAACCGGGCAGCAGTTTTCGGATACAGCTGCTTTATTTGGAAATGACGTAGCAACATTTCCGGATTATCCGGCAGAAATTCGTGCCCCGCAAGGTACTGTTGGTGGCGTGTCCGGTTTCCAGGTACACATTGGAGAAGAGCACATTACTACTCCGGGTGATTATGCCGATGTCCTCGTGGCTATGAATCCGGCTGCTTTAAAAGCGAACTTACGTTGGGCTAAAAAAGCAGGTACTATTATTGTGGATATCGATGCCTTTACCGACAAACATATCGAAAGGGCCGGTTATACTGCAAATCCGTTGGAAGACGGTTCTTTGGCGGACTATAATGTTGTTCCGGTGAAAGTAACCGAGCTGACTATCGAAGCGCTGAAAGAGACCGGTTTGGATCAGAAATCGATATTGAGATGTAAAAATATGTTTGCTTTGGGAATGATCTATTGGATGTTCGAGCAATCTGTAGAGCATACCGAAGCTTTCTTCGATATTAAATTCGGCAAAAAACCGGCTATTGCTTCTGCCAACAAAATGGTGTTGAGAGCCGGTTATAATTATGCTGCTAATGTACATGCGTTAGCCACTCATTTTAAAGTAGCTCCGGCTACCATCGAGAAAGGTAAATACCGTACGATTACCGGTAATAAAGCCACAGCCTGGGGGTTGTTGGCAGCTGCAGAAAAAGCAGGACTACCTTTATTCTGTGGTTCTTATCCGATCACTCCGGCTACCGATATTTTGCATGAATTGGCACTTCGTCGTGATTTGGGTGCTAAGACTTATCAGGCTGAGGATGAAATCGGTGGTATCTGTACCGCTATCGGTGCCAGCTATGCCGGTAATTTTGCCTGTACGACGACTTCAGGTCCCGGATTGGCGCTGAAATCGGAAGCTTGCGGATTGGCAGTTATGGCTGAATTGCCTTTGGTGATCGTGGATGTACAACGGGGAGGGCCTTCTACGGGTCTGCCTACGAAGACCGAACAGTCCGACTTATTACAGGCACTTTACGGCCGTAATGGTGAATGTCCGATGCCGGTAATCGCTGCCAGTACTTCAGGAAACTGTTTCGACTATGCTTTTATGGCCGGAAAGATTGCGCTCGAGCATATGACTCCGGTAGTCCTGCTGACCGACGGCTTCCTGGCCAACGGAGCTCAGCCCTGGTTGATTCCTTCCATGGCTAAATTACCTGAGATAAAATTGCGTCTGGCTAAAGAAGGTGATGATTATAAACCCTATGCCCGTGATCCCGAAACTCTGGCCAGAACCTGGGCTTTACCCGGTACCAAAGGCTTGGAACACCGGATCGGCGGACTGGAAAAGATGAATATCACCGGAACGATCAGTTATGTGCCCGAGAATCATCAGGTCATGACCGATCTGCGTGAAGAAAAAGTAGCCCGGATTGCAAACGATCTGCCCGAACAGGAAGTATACGGTAATCCCGAAGGAGGCGATATTTTGATTGTCGGATGGGGAGGTACTTATGGTCACCTTTATACCACAGTATCTGAAATGCGGGCTGAAGGAAAAGATGTCAGTTTGGCCCATTTCAACTTTATCAATCCGCTGCCGAAAAATACACGGGATGTGTTGGCTCGTTATAAGAAAATCGTCGTATGTGAATTGAATCTCGGACAGTTTGCTAAATATCTGAAAAGTAAATTTCCCGAATTCAATTACCTGCAAGTAAATAAGGTGGCTGGATTACCTTTTACTGTCATAGAATTGAAAGAAAAAATCAATAAAATAATTTAA
- a CDS encoding mechanosensitive ion channel family protein, with protein sequence MNRILLFFCLLFGVYSCHTPSTTKTPPANIVSEFRITSTQVGAIRKGMTIKELYAALPEDRIKKLKTRTELSNETADYYYIYGDSSRLLLIVNTERQNDERSRISRIIVKDKRFQTASGIGLASTVGTIRTAYPHSQFLPSVDEIILYVPEIDANFEINKRLLPPSLAIDSTGEIAPDSIPAQTKVTDLSIFWDYSIKNLADKTFWKDLTHRFTNWVITQVPSMIILTLIFIGLLRLLNYIVKKLNKAAKRRVHLNESIDDAEGNKRIETLSGIILGVGKIFLWTIFVLIMLSKFNINIGPILASAGIVGLAVGFGAQELVRDFISGFFILLEDQIRTGDVAIINGTTGTVEKIEMRTTTLRDASGVVHIFQNGKINSLSNMTKGWSAIVVDIGVAYKEDTDHVNEIMKQVGDELMKDAAWQSILMGVDLWGVDSFGDSSVILKVKLTTKSGQQWAASREFRRRIKKAFDAQHIEIPFPQVSLNTGSGTGAMPVKIES encoded by the coding sequence ATGAATAGAATACTACTCTTTTTCTGTTTACTTTTCGGGGTATACTCCTGTCACACCCCAAGTACGACAAAAACACCACCGGCTAACATTGTCTCCGAATTCAGGATAACGTCTACTCAGGTCGGAGCCATCCGAAAGGGTATGACGATAAAAGAACTGTATGCAGCCCTACCGGAAGACCGGATCAAAAAACTGAAAACCCGTACCGAGCTATCCAACGAGACTGCCGACTATTACTATATCTATGGCGATAGTTCCCGTTTACTCCTCATTGTCAATACCGAACGGCAAAACGACGAACGCTCGCGTATTTCCCGAATCATCGTAAAAGATAAACGTTTCCAGACAGCCTCGGGAATCGGACTGGCTTCCACCGTAGGAACAATCAGAACGGCTTATCCTCATAGTCAGTTTCTACCTTCGGTAGATGAAATCATCCTATATGTCCCGGAAATAGATGCCAATTTCGAAATAAACAAACGACTCCTCCCTCCTTCACTAGCCATCGACTCGACCGGAGAGATCGCCCCCGACAGTATACCCGCCCAAACCAAAGTAACCGACCTGTCTATCTTTTGGGATTACAGTATTAAAAATCTGGCCGACAAAACCTTCTGGAAAGACCTGACTCACCGGTTTACCAATTGGGTAATCACCCAAGTACCTTCTATGATCATCCTCACTCTCATTTTTATCGGCTTATTACGACTACTCAATTATATCGTCAAAAAATTAAATAAAGCGGCCAAACGACGGGTACACCTCAATGAAAGTATCGACGACGCAGAAGGCAACAAAAGAATAGAGACCTTATCCGGCATTATCTTAGGGGTTGGAAAAATATTCTTATGGACCATATTCGTGCTGATCATGTTGAGTAAGTTCAACATCAATATCGGTCCGATCCTCGCCAGTGCCGGAATCGTCGGCTTGGCAGTAGGTTTCGGTGCCCAGGAATTAGTCCGGGACTTTATCTCGGGATTCTTTATCCTATTGGAGGATCAAATCCGGACAGGAGACGTGGCGATCATCAACGGTACGACAGGAACCGTAGAGAAAATAGAGATGCGAACGACGACCTTACGGGACGCTTCGGGGGTCGTTCACATTTTTCAAAACGGTAAAATCAACTCCTTATCGAATATGACCAAAGGCTGGTCGGCAATAGTAGTCGATATCGGCGTAGCTTACAAAGAAGACACGGACCATGTCAACGAAATAATGAAACAAGTGGGTGACGAACTCATGAAAGACGCTGCCTGGCAATCGATCCTTATGGGGGTAGATTTATGGGGAGTAGATAGTTTCGGCGACAGTTCCGTGATTCTGAAAGTAAAACTGACGACTAAATCAGGACAGCAGTGGGCAGCCAGCCGGGAATTCCGCCGCCGGATCAAAAAAGCTTTCGACGCCCAGCACATCGAAATCCCATTTCCACAAGTCAGCCTGAACACCGGCTCCGGAACAGGGGCTATGCCGGTGAAAATAGAAAGTTAA
- the rplQ gene encoding 50S ribosomal protein L17 has protein sequence MNHKKKFNHLSRTSAHRKAMLSNMAASLILNKRISTTVPKAKALKIYVEPLITKSKNDNTNSRRVVFSYLGQKEAVTELFSEVAPKIVNRPGGYTRILRTGNRIGDNAETCIIELVDFNATYTEVKQEVKKTTTRRRRSSGAKKAEATGAAVVEEAPKAETPAEEAPKAE, from the coding sequence ATGAACCATAAGAAGAAATTTAATCATCTGAGCCGGACCAGTGCACATCGGAAAGCCATGTTGTCCAATATGGCCGCTTCTTTGATTCTCAACAAGAGAATCAGCACGACAGTGCCTAAGGCTAAAGCGCTCAAAATATATGTTGAGCCTCTGATCACTAAAAGTAAAAACGATAACACCAATTCTCGCCGTGTTGTATTTAGTTACCTCGGACAGAAAGAAGCCGTTACCGAATTGTTTAGCGAAGTTGCTCCGAAAATCGTGAACCGTCCGGGAGGTTATACCCGTATTCTGCGTACCGGTAATCGTATCGGTGATAACGCTGAGACTTGTATTATCGAATTGGTAGACTTCAATGCCACTTATACTGAAGTTAAACAGGAAGTGAAGAAAACAACTACCCGTCGTCGTCGTTCTTCAGGCGCTAAGAAAGCTGAAGCTACCGGGGCTGCAGTAGTTGAAGAAGCTCCGAAAGCAGAAACTCCTGCAGAGGAAGCTCCTAAGGCTGAATAA
- a CDS encoding 2-oxoacid:ferredoxin oxidoreductase subunit beta — protein sequence MSELKYTPKDFKSDQEIRWCPGCGDHGIINSVQKAMAELGYPKESWAVISGIGCSSRFPYYMNTYGFHTIHGRAAAIASGAKNANRKLNILQISGDGDALAIGGNHFIHAIRRNVDITILLFNNEIYGLTKGQYSPTTKLGTKTKTSPYGTIEHPFNPGELCIGAQGKFFARSIDTSVNLTAEILETAVKHQGTSVVEVLQNCVIFADGAHSAVTDKELKEERQIVLRHGEPMIFGKNKNKGLVLAKSGELKVVEIGKDGITEKDILVHDAHNPNPFLHWMLVNMKAPEFPVALGVIRDVEAHTYDQALDDQIEEVKKISKIHCMEDLLNSGDTWEVK from the coding sequence ATGAGCGAATTAAAATATACTCCTAAAGATTTTAAAAGCGACCAGGAAATCAGATGGTGTCCGGGTTGCGGTGATCACGGTATTATTAATTCCGTGCAAAAAGCGATGGCTGAACTGGGCTATCCCAAAGAATCCTGGGCTGTGATTTCCGGTATCGGATGTTCTTCCCGTTTCCCTTATTATATGAATACCTATGGGTTCCATACAATTCATGGACGTGCTGCCGCTATTGCTTCCGGAGCGAAGAATGCCAACCGGAAACTGAATATATTGCAGATCTCCGGTGATGGTGATGCATTGGCTATCGGGGGTAACCATTTTATTCATGCTATCCGCCGGAATGTGGATATTACCATTTTGTTGTTTAACAATGAAATTTATGGTCTGACTAAAGGACAATATTCCCCGACTACCAAATTGGGAACTAAAACCAAAACTTCTCCTTACGGAACGATCGAGCATCCTTTCAATCCTGGAGAGCTTTGCATCGGTGCTCAGGGTAAATTTTTCGCCCGTTCGATCGATACCAGCGTGAACTTGACCGCTGAAATTCTGGAAACAGCTGTAAAACACCAGGGAACTTCTGTGGTAGAAGTGCTTCAGAATTGTGTCATCTTTGCCGATGGTGCTCATTCTGCTGTAACGGATAAAGAGTTGAAAGAAGAGCGTCAGATCGTTTTGCGTCACGGTGAACCGATGATCTTCGGTAAAAACAAAAATAAAGGTTTGGTATTGGCAAAATCAGGTGAGCTGAAAGTGGTCGAAATCGGTAAAGACGGTATCACTGAAAAAGATATCCTGGTTCACGATGCACATAATCCCAATCCGTTCCTGCATTGGATGCTCGTCAATATGAAAGCTCCGGAATTCCCGGTTGCCCTGGGAGTTATCCGTGATGTCGAAGCGCATACTTACGACCAGGCTCTGGACGATCAGATCGAAGAAGTGAAGAAAATTTCTAAGATCCATTGTATGGAAGACTTGCTGAATAGCGGGGATACCTGGGAAGTAAAATAA
- a CDS encoding IS1634 family transposase — protein MFIKRKKNRSGTVSIVVAEKSSGFYKEFATIGIAKSPDEIDGLLVKARVWIDREEERRHPRLDLFGDERKKCETELLSAEQMLSCITNISINGADLILDRVFDNIGFNRIEDIVFRQLVKARLAYPVSKSATVEYLKNHFDEDVSLSKIYRYLDKLSDNQHEIVQGISVMHTSKIPDGHIGVLFYDVTTLYFEADYEDDLRKTGFSKEGRHKNPQIIPGLLVSIGGYPLAYCIYEGNKYEGHTMLPVVTEFVRKYSLDDFIVVADSGLMNGNNIADLESNGYKYIIGAKIKNESKKIQEWILAQPKVNCQMIEYDKGNGQRLLVGYTDDRARKDAYNREKGIRRLEKAYNRGTLTKDNINKRGYNKFLKMEGDVKVSINYDKLEADEKWDGLKGYLTNTDIPVSEVYAAYHNLGHVERAFRISKSKIEIRPMFHFTRRRIEAHVCICFVALKVYKELERLLKLSNINMSVDKVLALAQTIVTIQVTLPQSKQTITRTMLMKRHQRIAPLFNDGFWGTH, from the coding sequence ATGTTCATTAAGCGTAAAAAGAATCGGTCTGGTACCGTAAGCATTGTTGTCGCTGAAAAGAGTTCCGGCTTTTACAAGGAGTTTGCAACTATAGGCATCGCCAAAAGTCCAGATGAGATCGATGGACTTTTGGTCAAAGCTCGTGTCTGGATTGACAGGGAGGAAGAACGCCGCCATCCACGTCTGGACCTTTTCGGTGATGAACGCAAGAAATGTGAGACTGAACTGCTAAGTGCCGAACAAATGCTTTCATGTATCACTAATATATCTATCAACGGAGCTGATTTAATACTCGATCGTGTATTTGATAATATTGGCTTTAACCGAATTGAGGACATTGTTTTTCGGCAGCTTGTCAAGGCACGTCTTGCTTATCCTGTAAGCAAATCAGCCACAGTAGAATATCTGAAGAATCATTTTGACGAAGATGTCAGCTTGTCAAAGATATACCGCTATCTGGACAAACTTAGCGACAATCAGCATGAAATTGTCCAGGGTATCAGCGTTATGCACACCAGTAAAATACCAGATGGGCATATTGGCGTTCTTTTTTATGATGTAACCACCCTTTATTTTGAGGCCGATTATGAAGACGACTTGCGTAAGACCGGATTTTCCAAGGAAGGCCGTCACAAGAATCCGCAAATAATCCCAGGGCTGCTTGTCAGTATTGGAGGCTACCCGTTGGCATATTGTATATACGAGGGCAATAAATATGAAGGACATACAATGTTACCTGTCGTGACTGAATTTGTCAGGAAGTACAGTCTTGATGATTTTATTGTCGTAGCCGACTCCGGGCTTATGAACGGCAATAATATAGCGGACCTTGAGAGTAATGGCTACAAATATATTATCGGCGCAAAGATAAAGAATGAAAGCAAGAAAATACAGGAGTGGATTCTTGCACAGCCGAAGGTCAATTGTCAAATGATAGAGTACGACAAAGGTAACGGACAGCGACTCTTGGTAGGATATACCGACGACCGTGCCCGCAAGGACGCCTATAACAGAGAAAAGGGAATACGCCGTTTGGAAAAGGCTTATAACCGAGGAACACTTACGAAAGACAACATTAACAAGCGTGGTTACAACAAATTCTTAAAAATGGAAGGAGACGTAAAGGTTTCCATAAATTATGATAAGCTTGAAGCGGACGAGAAATGGGACGGTCTTAAAGGGTATCTTACAAACACGGATATTCCTGTTAGCGAGGTATACGCCGCATACCATAATCTCGGGCATGTTGAGAGGGCTTTCCGGATATCAAAATCAAAAATAGAGATAAGGCCGATGTTTCATTTTACCCGTAGGAGAATAGAAGCTCACGTGTGCATCTGCTTTGTGGCACTTAAAGTCTACAAAGAGCTAGAGAGACTACTGAAGCTATCCAATATAAACATGAGTGTAGATAAAGTGCTGGCGCTTGCACAGACTATAGTCACGATACAGGTGACTTTACCTCAAAGTAAGCAAACTATAACAAGAACAATGCTTATGAAACGTCATCAACGGATCGCACCATTGTTTAATGATGGGTTTTGGGGTACGCATTGA
- the eno gene encoding phosphopyruvate hydratase has protein sequence MTHIVDITGREILDSRGNPTVEVDVTLENGVMGRAAVPSGASTGEHEALELRDGDKSRYQGKGVLNAVNNVNTVIADALLGFDVTDQAAIDRLLIDLDGTKTKSNLGANAMLGVSLACAKAAAGALEIPLYRYIGGCNAKVLPVPMMNIINGGSHSDSPIAFQEFMIRPVGAKTFREAVRMGAEIFHTLKKVLHDRGLSTAVGDEGGFAPTLKGTEDALESIIEAIKKAGYKPGEEVMIGLDCASSEFYKNDIYDYSIFEGPNGAKRTSTEQVLYLEELIDKYPIDSIEDGMAENDWDGWEMLTAKIGDRCQLVGDDLFVTNVEYLKKGIELGCANSILIKVNQIGTLTETLDAIEMAQRAGYTTVTSHRSGETEDATIADIAVATNSGQIKTGSMSRSDRMAKYNQLLRIEEELGEDAVFAGKKFNLKK, from the coding sequence ATGACACATATTGTAGATATTACAGGTCGCGAAATATTGGATTCCCGCGGGAATCCGACAGTAGAAGTAGATGTAACTCTGGAAAACGGAGTGATGGGGCGTGCAGCTGTTCCTTCGGGAGCGTCGACAGGCGAACATGAAGCTTTGGAATTGCGCGATGGGGATAAATCCCGTTATCAGGGGAAGGGTGTATTGAATGCTGTCAATAATGTCAATACAGTGATTGCCGATGCTTTGCTGGGATTCGATGTTACCGACCAGGCAGCAATCGACCGGTTGTTGATCGATCTGGACGGCACGAAGACAAAATCCAATTTAGGAGCCAATGCCATGTTGGGCGTATCTTTGGCTTGTGCAAAAGCTGCTGCCGGCGCTTTGGAAATTCCTTTATACCGCTATATCGGCGGATGCAATGCAAAAGTATTGCCTGTGCCGATGATGAATATTATCAACGGAGGTTCCCATTCCGATTCTCCTATTGCTTTTCAGGAATTTATGATTCGCCCGGTGGGAGCGAAAACCTTCCGGGAAGCTGTTCGGATGGGAGCAGAGATTTTCCATACCCTCAAAAAAGTATTGCATGATCGGGGATTGAGTACGGCTGTAGGAGATGAAGGTGGTTTCGCACCTACCTTGAAAGGTACGGAAGATGCCTTGGAATCTATTATCGAAGCTATTAAAAAAGCGGGTTACAAACCAGGCGAAGAGGTGATGATCGGACTTGACTGTGCTTCTTCGGAGTTCTATAAAAACGACATTTACGATTATTCCATTTTTGAAGGGCCGAATGGAGCGAAACGTACTTCTACCGAGCAGGTACTTTATCTGGAAGAGTTGATCGATAAATACCCGATCGATTCAATTGAAGACGGTATGGCTGAAAATGATTGGGATGGCTGGGAAATGCTGACTGCAAAAATCGGTGATCGTTGCCAGTTGGTTGGAGACGATCTGTTTGTGACTAATGTCGAATACCTCAAGAAAGGGATCGAATTAGGATGTGCCAATTCGATCTTAATTAAAGTGAACCAGATCGGAACGCTAACCGAAACACTGGATGCTATAGAAATGGCTCAGCGTGCAGGGTATACGACCGTGACGTCCCATCGTTCGGGTGAAACAGAAGATGCTACCATTGCAGATATTGCCGTCGCAACAAATTCCGGTCAGATTAAAACCGGTTCGATGAGCCGTTCCGACCGTATGGCGAAATACAATCAGCTTCTGCGTATTGAAGAAGAATTGGGTGAAGATGCTGTGTTTGCCGGAAAGAAGTTCAATCTTAAGAAATAA
- a CDS encoding TolB-like 6-bladed beta-propeller domain-containing protein, with protein MKIFYLLFLVFLFMSCAERGNEEKKVMILGVTPEQIVELKGEELPIQELIPTSICRLDSFLVILNMEEEKIVRVYQADTYRFLGAFLEKGRGDDEVISCQEIWAAPWKGKMRLWLKAPQNFIGVVDLESSLTAGKPCWEKQYKFMDRGMADFLYRPVFVLNDSVFWISRAERPYDIIPNQNIRKNADGSIRILSMQGTTHVGGKNLYWLSYNYASATVLDSVWYTDYDDIRDFDQLFLGDEAMSPDRRRIAVAFRNMNQIILYDSKMQNFRWLTTGNELPLLNSSESFGENYSGVDCTDKTVFAYRAFPEDPRRPGKLGFSVEVFDWEGTFKFQLKLSHPLKYPFLDAEKGFLYATDEEDCIRKYDVRDFL; from the coding sequence ATGAAGATTTTCTACCTGCTTTTTCTAGTTTTTCTTTTTATGAGTTGTGCAGAACGGGGTAATGAAGAGAAGAAAGTAATGATTTTAGGGGTAACACCTGAACAAATAGTCGAGTTGAAAGGAGAGGAATTACCTATACAGGAATTGATCCCGACGAGTATCTGCCGTCTCGATTCTTTTCTGGTGATACTGAATATGGAGGAAGAGAAAATAGTGAGGGTATATCAGGCGGATACCTATCGGTTTTTAGGAGCCTTTTTGGAAAAAGGACGGGGAGATGATGAAGTGATCAGCTGCCAGGAAATATGGGCAGCTCCCTGGAAGGGAAAAATGAGGCTGTGGTTGAAAGCTCCCCAAAATTTCATAGGAGTCGTCGATTTGGAAAGTTCTTTAACAGCAGGTAAACCTTGTTGGGAAAAGCAATATAAATTTATGGATCGGGGTATGGCCGATTTCTTATACCGCCCGGTTTTTGTCTTGAACGATTCGGTGTTTTGGATTTCCCGTGCCGAAAGGCCTTATGATATTATACCGAATCAGAATATTAGAAAAAATGCTGATGGTAGTATACGGATTCTGTCTATGCAGGGAACGACGCATGTAGGAGGTAAGAATTTGTATTGGTTGAGCTATAATTATGCTTCCGCTACCGTTTTAGATAGCGTATGGTATACCGATTATGACGACATCCGGGATTTTGATCAGCTTTTTCTCGGGGATGAAGCGATGTCGCCCGATCGCCGGAGAATAGCGGTGGCCTTTCGTAATATGAATCAGATAATACTATACGATTCAAAAATGCAAAACTTCCGTTGGCTGACAACGGGTAACGAATTGCCGTTATTGAATTCTTCCGAGTCATTCGGGGAAAATTATTCTGGAGTCGATTGTACCGATAAAACGGTTTTTGCCTACAGAGCTTTTCCCGAGGATCCGCGGCGTCCGGGCAAACTTGGCTTTTCGGTGGAGGTATTCGATTGGGAAGGGACTTTTAAATTTCAACTCAAACTTTCCCATCCCCTTAAATATCCTTTTTTGGATGCAGAGAAAGGTTTTTTATACGCTACGGATGAAGAAGACTGCATCCGGAAGTATGATGTCAGGGATTTTCTATAG
- the corA gene encoding magnesium/cobalt transporter CorA, whose protein sequence is MARFLKDKQKSKGAAPGSLIFIGRQKMDYSCIRVTQYNAEYVKEGEVKALDKISEYLSDDHVVWISVRGLQDTNLIGKLGKKFDISALILEDILNTDERPKFIEDDKHLFVILKSLNFNRELRKVQIDQISLIVGKNYLISIQETDNEYFEDVSKRIYAGQGKIRSLSSDYLCYAMIDTLVDNYILNIEKLGNVIEEQEKLLLTSGKELVENIYHYKTELSYVRNNVRPVKELMTRFVTCDSDLINDHTYNYLRDLEGLVTQALEAIEIYYTMLSDQQNSYNATISNNVNDIMKVLTIFSAIFIPLTFIVGVYGMNFDYIPFLRYRYAYFILWGIMIAIVILMLFFFKRKRWF, encoded by the coding sequence ATGGCTCGTTTTTTAAAAGATAAACAAAAATCCAAGGGAGCTGCTCCTGGTTCACTGATCTTTATCGGCCGGCAAAAGATGGATTACAGCTGCATTCGGGTAACCCAATACAATGCCGAATATGTCAAAGAAGGGGAAGTGAAAGCTTTGGATAAGATTTCCGAATACCTTTCCGACGACCATGTGGTCTGGATTTCCGTGCGCGGCTTACAGGATACCAACCTGATCGGCAAACTCGGAAAGAAATTCGACATCAGTGCCCTGATCCTGGAAGACATCCTGAATACGGACGAACGTCCCAAATTTATCGAAGACGACAAGCATTTGTTCGTTATCCTGAAATCCCTGAATTTCAACCGAGAACTCCGTAAGGTTCAGATCGATCAGATCTCGTTGATTGTCGGGAAAAATTACCTGATTTCCATTCAGGAAACGGATAACGAGTATTTCGAAGATGTCTCGAAAAGAATATATGCCGGACAAGGAAAAATCAGAAGTTTATCCTCCGATTATCTCTGCTATGCGATGATCGATACCTTGGTCGATAATTATATATTGAATATCGAAAAATTAGGTAATGTGATCGAGGAACAGGAAAAATTATTGCTCACATCAGGGAAGGAGCTTGTCGAGAATATTTACCACTATAAGACCGAATTATCTTATGTCCGGAATAATGTCCGTCCTGTAAAAGAGCTCATGACCCGTTTCGTCACCTGCGATTCCGACTTGATCAACGATCATACTTACAACTATCTGCGCGATCTGGAAGGTTTGGTTACCCAAGCCCTGGAAGCTATCGAAATCTACTACACCATGCTTTCCGACCAACAAAACAGCTACAATGCTACCATCAGTAATAACGTCAACGACATCATGAAAGTGCTGACGATCTTTTCAGCTATTTTCATCCCCCTCACCTTTATCGTAGGAGTTTACGGAATGAATTTCGACTATATCCCTTTCCTCAGATACCGCTATGCCTATTTTATCCTGTGGGGGATCATGATCGCTATCGTTATCCTGATGCTATTTTTCTTCAAACGGAAAAGATGGTTTTGA